One Peterkaempfera bronchialis DNA window includes the following coding sequences:
- a CDS encoding class I adenylate-forming enzyme family protein, with product MTSRFPDLVPAALRRAWAADGSYPDLDLYSLYRARRTADPHRTAVIDATGKVCWTRLDVQARCLATGLAEAGIRPGDVVGVQLPNNRDAVMADLALAALGAVALPFPVGRGTREAMSLLARAEARAVIAAVEYRGRQHARELAEAAPELPALRSVVAAGRGEVPPGCLSMAELLRSDGSAFTPARPDPDEAARILVSSGSETEPKMVAYSHNALAGGRGNFLGSLLAGGEPPRCLFLVPLASAFGSNGTAAVLARHGGTLVLLDRFDPEAALDAIRRHRPTHVLGVPTMVRMMLQQLEKEGAAEEGAAEEVGSGLTALVLGGSPLDASTAAEARRAFGCRVVNLYGSADGVNCHTGHGGEAATADGPGIAVGRPDPAVASIRITPFQGPGPGAAASDPGADAAPGEVGEILALGPMTPMCYVGTPELNVRYRTRDGWVRTGDLGVLDADGGLRVVGRLKEIVIRGGANISPAEVEGELSTHPDLRDVMCVGVPDPLMGEVLAACVVPRPGRVPTLQDLCAHLERRGLDRCKHPERLLVVTDRLPLTPAGKPDRAALRRRLAAADPAQQPG from the coding sequence ATGACGTCCCGCTTCCCCGACCTCGTCCCCGCCGCCCTGCGCCGCGCCTGGGCCGCCGACGGCAGTTACCCCGACCTGGACCTGTACTCCCTCTACCGGGCCCGCCGCACCGCAGACCCGCACCGCACCGCCGTGATCGACGCCACCGGCAAGGTCTGCTGGACCCGCCTGGATGTGCAGGCCCGATGTCTGGCCACCGGACTCGCCGAGGCCGGCATACGCCCCGGCGACGTGGTGGGTGTCCAACTCCCCAACAACCGCGACGCGGTGATGGCGGACCTGGCGCTGGCCGCCCTGGGCGCCGTCGCCCTGCCCTTCCCGGTGGGGCGCGGCACCCGGGAGGCGATGTCGCTGCTGGCCCGCGCCGAGGCCCGGGCGGTGATCGCGGCCGTCGAGTACCGCGGTCGGCAGCACGCCCGGGAGCTGGCCGAGGCGGCTCCGGAGCTGCCCGCCCTGCGCTCTGTGGTCGCGGCCGGGCGCGGGGAGGTCCCCCCGGGGTGCCTGTCCATGGCGGAGCTGCTGCGCAGCGACGGCAGCGCCTTCACCCCCGCCCGGCCCGATCCTGACGAGGCGGCACGGATCCTGGTCTCCTCCGGGTCCGAGACCGAACCCAAGATGGTGGCCTACTCGCACAACGCCCTGGCAGGCGGGCGCGGCAACTTCCTGGGGTCGCTGCTGGCCGGCGGCGAGCCGCCGCGCTGCCTGTTCCTGGTGCCGCTGGCCTCCGCCTTCGGCAGCAACGGCACCGCCGCCGTCCTCGCCCGCCATGGGGGGACCCTGGTGCTGCTGGACCGCTTCGATCCCGAGGCCGCACTCGATGCGATCCGCCGTCACCGTCCCACCCATGTGCTGGGTGTGCCGACCATGGTGCGCATGATGCTCCAGCAGTTGGAGAAGGAGGGCGCAGCGGAGGAGGGCGCAGCGGAGGAGGTCGGCAGCGGGCTCACCGCTCTGGTGCTGGGCGGCTCGCCGCTGGACGCGTCCACGGCGGCGGAGGCCCGCAGGGCCTTCGGCTGCCGCGTGGTCAACCTCTACGGCTCCGCAGACGGCGTCAACTGCCACACCGGCCACGGCGGTGAGGCCGCCACGGCAGACGGGCCCGGCATCGCGGTGGGCCGCCCCGACCCGGCCGTCGCCTCGATCCGCATCACCCCGTTCCAGGGCCCGGGGCCGGGCGCCGCCGCTTCCGACCCCGGGGCCGACGCGGCCCCCGGCGAGGTCGGCGAGATCCTTGCGCTCGGCCCGATGACCCCGATGTGCTACGTCGGCACGCCCGAGCTCAATGTGCGCTACCGCACCCGGGACGGCTGGGTCCGCACCGGCGACCTGGGCGTTCTCGACGCCGACGGCGGGCTGCGGGTGGTCGGGAGGCTCAAGGAGATCGTGATCCGCGGCGGCGCCAACATCAGCCCCGCCGAGGTCGAGGGCGAGCTGTCCACCCATCCCGACCTGCGGGACGTGATGTGCGTGGGCGTGCCGGACCCGCTGATGGGCGAGGTCCTGGCCGCCTGCGTGGTGCCCCGGCCCGGCCGTGTCCCCACGCTCCAGGACCTCTGCGCCCACCTGGAACGGCGTGGCCTGGACCGCTGCAAACACCCCGAGCGTCTGCTGGTCGTGACCGACCGGCTGCCGCTCACACCGGCGGGCAAGCCGGACCGCGCCGCGCTGCGTCGGCGGCTGGCCGCGGCCGACCCTGCGCAGCAGCCCGGCTGA
- a CDS encoding TroA family protein, translating to MARFRVLCRSLVALSAAALLLSGCGSSSGPSTDTADQSASPAAAPGPVVVATSTWEAALAEAAGARHVKSIVPASIKHAPDYELKPSDLIAIANADYVLYASFEPFAGKVKEAASAKAKLVEVTLDNGRTAASAEVTRLGKLFGTEQDAARWNRSFSERWEELQQELKASWPGGQPPVVVAQVFTTWAADLAGITPAGTYGREQVTPAQLSELSAKKPAFVLDNENMSTGTVLPDSGAKQLDIANYPGDDLDLLAVYTKAAEQLKNAFSGS from the coding sequence ATGGCGCGCTTCCGCGTCCTCTGCCGGTCCCTCGTCGCACTGAGTGCGGCGGCGCTGCTGCTCAGCGGCTGCGGCAGCAGCTCCGGCCCGTCCACGGACACGGCCGACCAGTCCGCCTCGCCCGCCGCGGCCCCGGGCCCGGTCGTGGTGGCCACCTCCACCTGGGAGGCGGCGCTCGCCGAGGCGGCCGGAGCCCGCCATGTGAAGTCCATCGTCCCGGCGTCGATCAAGCACGCCCCCGACTACGAGCTCAAGCCGTCCGACCTGATCGCTATCGCGAACGCCGACTATGTGCTGTACGCGTCCTTCGAGCCGTTCGCGGGCAAGGTGAAGGAGGCGGCGTCCGCCAAGGCCAAGCTGGTGGAGGTCACCCTCGACAACGGCCGTACCGCGGCTTCGGCCGAGGTGACCCGGTTGGGCAAGCTGTTCGGCACCGAGCAGGACGCCGCCAGGTGGAACCGGTCCTTCTCCGAGCGCTGGGAGGAACTGCAACAGGAGCTCAAAGCCTCGTGGCCCGGTGGACAGCCCCCGGTGGTGGTCGCCCAGGTGTTCACCACCTGGGCCGCCGACCTGGCAGGGATCACGCCGGCCGGAACCTACGGCCGGGAGCAGGTGACCCCCGCCCAGCTGTCCGAACTGTCGGCGAAGAAGCCCGCGTTCGTACTCGACAACGAGAACATGTCCACCGGTACGGTGCTGCCCGACTCCGGGGCCAAGCAGTTGGACATCGCCAACTATCCGGGTGACGACCTCGACCTGCTCGCGGTCTACACCAAGGCGGCCGAGCAGCTGAAGAACGCGTTCTCGGGTTCCTGA